One Takifugu rubripes chromosome 19, fTakRub1.2, whole genome shotgun sequence genomic window carries:
- the rplp0 gene encoding large ribosomal subunit protein uL10, with protein sequence MPREDRATWKSNYFLKIIKLLDDYPKCFIVGADNVGSKQMQTIRLSLRDKAVVLMGKNTMMRKAIRGHLENNPALEKLLPHIKGNVGFVFTKEDLAEVRDLLLANKVPAAARAGAIAPCDVTVPGQNTGLGPEKTSFFQALGITTKISRGTIEILSDVGLIKLGDKVGASEATLLNMLNISPFSYGLIIQQVYDNGSVYSPEVLDITEASLHARFLEGVRNVASVCLEIGYPTLASVPHTVINGYKNVLAVTVETGYSFPLADKVKAYLADPSAFASAAPAAAAVTAAAPAAAKEEVKEESEESDDDMGFGLFD encoded by the exons ATGCCCAGGGAAGACAGGGCCACGTGGAAGTCCAACTACTTTCTGAAAATCATC AAACTTCTGGATGATTATCCAAAATGCTTCATTGTCGGTGCGGACAATGTCGGCTCCAAGCAGATGCAGACCATTCGCCTTTCCCTTCGGGACAAAGCTGTGGTACTGATGGGCAAAAACACCATGATGCGTAAAGCCATCCGTGGACATCTGGAGAACAATCCTGCCCTGGAGAA ACTTCTGCCCCACATTAAAGGAAATGTGGGCTTTGTCTTCACCAAGGAGGATCTTGCTGAGGTCAGGGACTTGCTTTTGGCCAACAAG GTACCTGCAGCTGCCCGTGCTGGAGCGATAGCCCCTTGTGATGTGACCGTGCCCGGCCAGAACACTGGACTTGGTCCGGAAAAGACCTCCTTCTTCCAGGCTCTGGGTATCACCACCAAGATTTCTAGGGGAACCATTGAAATCTTG agTGATGTTGGTCTGATCAAGCTCGGTGACAAGGTTGGTGCCAGCGAGGCCACGCTCCTCAACATGCTGAACATCTCACCCTTCTCCTATGGACTCATCATTCAGCAAGTCTACGACAATGGCAGCGTGTACAGCCCTGAGGTGCTTGACATCACAGAGGCTTCCCTGCATGCCAGATTCCTGGAG GGTGTGAGGAATGTTGCTAGTGTGTGTCTGGAGATTGGCTACCCTACTCTGGCTTCAGTGCCCCACACCGTCATCAATGGTTACAAGAATGTCCTTGCAGTTACTGTGGAGACTGGCTACTCCTTCCCACTGGCAGACAAA GTCAAGGCCTACCTTGCTGATCCATCTGCATTTGCCTCTGCTGCtccggcagcagctgcagtcacagctgcagcccCAGCTGCTGCCAAGGAGGAGGTCAAGGAAGAATCTGAAGAGTCAGATGATGACATGGGTTTCGGCCTGTTTGACTAA
- the r3hcc1 gene encoding R3H and coiled-coil domain-containing protein 1 isoform X1: MNCNSYLPKQECQFLHLVMDELDTFHSNSNRMRVLLFPPLPSRLRYLVHNHVEELPDLTTFSVGERECRRVVVCYADLRVDNDDDEGDADPDSNSFWDEPTTSKERKHEEKVIAKPKTSNQARHRGSKRPDKPLYMPRAVRERLSLQNAQQPPEDKTLTSPAAGCCPCRSSESFMPETTKSSSTATQEHLNAADCVHKYLDDSPALGPGEVLEPPLLSLANMTLNDEKDTEPSSVSCTDLTEEIKTHLKEPSAVSIEHVQNDFFVYMSVDINLDEFRHVIEIYDFPAVFKKDDLLDAFTEYSNGGMKIKWVDDTHALGVFASESAANNALSIVHPMLKARALAEGGKKAKGKAFRSAEFIQPVKVRPKTDCAVAQRMVTRALGLQKQSRVQRKPPQRTAVIH; the protein is encoded by the exons ATGAATTGCAATAGTTATCTTCCAAAGCAAGAATGTCAGTTCTTGCATCTGGTCATGGATGAATTGGATACATTCCACAGTAACAGCAACAGAATGCG AGTGCTCCTGTTTCCACCTCTGCCCAGTAGACTGAGATATCTGGTTCACAATCACGTAGAGGAGCTTCCCGACCTCACCACCTTCTCTGTAGGGGAGCGGGAGTGCCGCAGAGTGGTGGTCTGCTATGCTGACCTCAG GgttgataatgatgatgatgagggggaTGCAGACCCAGACAGCAACAGCTTCTGGGATGAACCTACTACGAGTAAGGAGAGGAAACATGAGGAAAAGGTTATTGCCAAACCCAAAACATCAAACCAAGCACGTCACAGAGGATCTAAGAGGCCGGACAAACCCCTCTACATGCCACGAGCAGTGCGAGAGAGACTCTCATTACAGAACGCACAACAACCCCCTGAAGACAAAACTTTAACCagtccagctgcaggttgttgccCCTGCAGATCATCTGAGTCCTTCATGCCTGAAACTACAAAGTCATCATCCACAGCCACACAGGAGCATCTCAATGCAGCAGATTGTGTCCACAAGTATCTGGATGACAGTCCAGCACTTGGCCCAGGCGAAGTCCTGGAACCACCTCTGTTGTCCTTGGCTAATATGACTTTGAACGATGAGAAGGACACGGAACCCTCAAGTGTTTCCTGCACAGATTTAACTGAAGAG ATTAAGACGCACCTGAAAGAGCCCTCGGCTGTTTCCATTGAGCACGTTCAGAACGACTTCTTTGTCTACATGAGCGTCGACATCAATCTGGACGAGTTCCGTCACGTCATCGAGATCTACGATTTCCCAGCTGTATTCAAGAAAGATGACTTGCTGGACGCCTTCACAGAATACAG TAACGGCGGCATGAAGATCAAGTGGGTCGACGACACGCACGCTCTGGGGGTTTTCGCCAGCGAATCAGCAG CGAACAATGCTCTCTCCATCGTCCATCCGATGCTTAAGGCCAGAGCTCTGGCCGAAGGGGGTAAAAAGGCCAAAGGCAAGGCCTTCCGGTCGGCAG agTTTATTCAGCCAGTGAAGGTGCGTCCTAAAACAGATTGTGCTGTTGCTCAGCGGATGGTGACCAGGGCTCTGGGGctgcagaaacaaagcagagttCAGAG AAAACCCCCACAGAGGACTGCTGTCATTCACTAA
- the golga7 gene encoding golgin subfamily A member 7, which translates to MAETHSLQNLQQPNVSSKVFIQRDYSSGTICKFQTKFPSELESRLDKQQFEETVQTLNNLYAEAEKLGGKSYLEGCLACLTAYTIFLCMETHYEKVLKKIAKYIKDQNEKVYAPRGLLLTDPIERGLRVVEITIFEDRSVGSGR; encoded by the exons ATGGCTGAG ACTCACAGTTTGCAGAATCTCCAGCAGCCAAATGTCTCATCCAAGGTGTTCATCCAGAGAGACTACAGCTCAGGAACAATCTGCAAGTTCCAGACAAAGTTCCCCTCTGAGCTTGAGTCAAGG CTTGATAAACAACAGTTTGAAGAAACTGTCCAGACTTTGAACAACCTTTATGCTGAGGCAGAGAAGCTGGGGGGGAAGTCTTATTTGGAGGGCTGCCTTGCCTGTTTAACGGCATATACAATCTTCCTCTGTATGGAAACACATTATGAAAAG GTGTTAAAGAAGATTGCCAAATACATAAAGGACCAAAATGAAAAGGTATATGCGCCGAGGGGCTTGCTGCTGACTGACCCCATAGAGAGAGGCCTCAGAGTT GTTGAAATCACAATTTTTGAAGACAGAAGTGTTGGTTCTGGAAGGTAG
- the r3hcc1 gene encoding R3H and coiled-coil domain-containing protein 1 isoform X2, with amino-acid sequence MNCNSYLPKQECQFLHLVMDELDTFHSNSNRMRVLLFPPLPSRLRYLVHNHVEELPDLTTFSVGERECRRVVVCYADLRVDNDDDEGDADPDSNSFWDEPTTSKERKHEEKVIAKPKTSNQARHRGSKRPDKPLYMPRAVRERLSLQNAQQPPEDKTLTSPAAGCCPCRSSESFMPETTKSSSTATQEHLNAADCVHKYLDDSPALGPGEVLEPPLLSLANMTLNDEKDTEPSSVSCTDLTEEIKTHLKEPSAVSIEHVQNDFFVYMSVDINLDEFRHVIEIYDFPAVFKKDDLLDAFTEYSNGGMKIKWVDDTHALGVFASESAANNALSIVHPMLKARALAEGGKKAKGKAFRSAEFIQPVKVRPKTDCAVAQRMVTRALGLQKQSRVQRY; translated from the exons ATGAATTGCAATAGTTATCTTCCAAAGCAAGAATGTCAGTTCTTGCATCTGGTCATGGATGAATTGGATACATTCCACAGTAACAGCAACAGAATGCG AGTGCTCCTGTTTCCACCTCTGCCCAGTAGACTGAGATATCTGGTTCACAATCACGTAGAGGAGCTTCCCGACCTCACCACCTTCTCTGTAGGGGAGCGGGAGTGCCGCAGAGTGGTGGTCTGCTATGCTGACCTCAG GgttgataatgatgatgatgagggggaTGCAGACCCAGACAGCAACAGCTTCTGGGATGAACCTACTACGAGTAAGGAGAGGAAACATGAGGAAAAGGTTATTGCCAAACCCAAAACATCAAACCAAGCACGTCACAGAGGATCTAAGAGGCCGGACAAACCCCTCTACATGCCACGAGCAGTGCGAGAGAGACTCTCATTACAGAACGCACAACAACCCCCTGAAGACAAAACTTTAACCagtccagctgcaggttgttgccCCTGCAGATCATCTGAGTCCTTCATGCCTGAAACTACAAAGTCATCATCCACAGCCACACAGGAGCATCTCAATGCAGCAGATTGTGTCCACAAGTATCTGGATGACAGTCCAGCACTTGGCCCAGGCGAAGTCCTGGAACCACCTCTGTTGTCCTTGGCTAATATGACTTTGAACGATGAGAAGGACACGGAACCCTCAAGTGTTTCCTGCACAGATTTAACTGAAGAG ATTAAGACGCACCTGAAAGAGCCCTCGGCTGTTTCCATTGAGCACGTTCAGAACGACTTCTTTGTCTACATGAGCGTCGACATCAATCTGGACGAGTTCCGTCACGTCATCGAGATCTACGATTTCCCAGCTGTATTCAAGAAAGATGACTTGCTGGACGCCTTCACAGAATACAG TAACGGCGGCATGAAGATCAAGTGGGTCGACGACACGCACGCTCTGGGGGTTTTCGCCAGCGAATCAGCAG CGAACAATGCTCTCTCCATCGTCCATCCGATGCTTAAGGCCAGAGCTCTGGCCGAAGGGGGTAAAAAGGCCAAAGGCAAGGCCTTCCGGTCGGCAG agTTTATTCAGCCAGTGAAGGTGCGTCCTAAAACAGATTGTGCTGTTGCTCAGCGGATGGTGACCAGGGCTCTGGGGctgcagaaacaaagcagagttCAGAGGTACTGA